In one window of Sphingomonas glaciei DNA:
- a CDS encoding MgtC/SapB family protein — MTELFGTDRFDLWPHLASLLLAYVLALPIGWNREREERSAGLRTFPLVAVAACGFLQATEGIIGDNPEATARVVEGLITGMGFIGGGAILKVKDSVKGTATAASLWVTGAIGLAVGLGAIDVAVMLTIMAFVTLYLLAPLKKLVEPETDRPSHED; from the coding sequence ATGACGGAATTGTTCGGGACCGATCGCTTCGACCTCTGGCCGCACCTCGCCTCCCTGTTGCTGGCTTATGTGCTGGCGCTGCCGATCGGCTGGAACCGCGAACGCGAAGAACGCTCGGCGGGGCTGCGCACCTTCCCCTTGGTGGCGGTGGCCGCCTGCGGTTTCCTCCAGGCGACCGAAGGGATCATCGGCGATAATCCCGAGGCGACCGCGCGTGTCGTCGAAGGCCTCATCACCGGCATGGGCTTCATCGGCGGCGGAGCGATCCTCAAGGTCAAGGACAGCGTCAAGGGAACCGCCACGGCGGCCAGCCTGTGGGTGACTGGTGCGATCGGTCTCGCGGTCGGCCTCGGCGCGATCGATGTCGCGGTGATGCTGACGATCATGGCCTTCGTTACGCTTTACCTGCTCGCACCGCTCAAGAAGCTGGTCGAGCCGGAAACCGACCGGCCTTCGCACGAAGACTGA